aagtccaaaacaccgggagggtccaagtttgcccatgcctggtatatggCATACCAAACTAACAGAAGTGGACTTGACTGCTGGTAGTTATTTATTGTGTATTCCACTTATGTCGCTCACCTTTTTGCATTCTCTCTCTAGAGCTCTAAGCTGTTCGTAACACTCTTCCAGGTGAATGTGGAGCTCATTGGCTGGTCCACTGCGACTCCTTGGAGGCCTGTAGTGATTCAAAGGCGGTGGAAAGGCAAAGTATGGTCCAGCTGTATTATCTCCTCCGCAAAGGTCATTGATGAAAGGATTTATGTGGGAGAAATCCTCACAGCGGAAAAGGTCGACCAACTCAGACAACGGAAAGGGCAGAAGGGAAAAGGCAGCAGCGTTAACCGGCGATggaaatggaggaggaggaaacggAGGAAAATGAGGCAGGTGTTTATAACCAGAAACcaaagggaaaagagggaggaaaggattgACATAGTCAGGCAAAATGGCACCGTTCTGTTCTTGATTTCTTCTCAATACATCAAACTGTTTTCGGTCTGGACCCAGGAAACCCGTATGTTGACTCCAACTGTTTTTATGACTCCTTTCGTTCTGCCCGGTTCTCTCATCAGTATTGTTTCGATTCTGCTTGTTGTGATATCTCTGGTACTGTGAAGATGCATTTGCAGAATATTGCTGTGATTTACAACTGGAGGAAGCGGTAAGTGGCATTTTACCAAAGCCCCCCTCTGTACGCACTGCAGAATCACTCTGGGAGGGTCCAAGAGGAGTATGCTGTTTCTGACTTCCAGAGTAACCAGAATATTCTGAATTGTTGGAAACATCTGTGAAAAACTGCAGTTTCCTGTCCCTTCCCAAGGATAACATTGGTGAGTGTGGAGAGTGGGCAGCAGACTCATTTCCAGAAGGCCCACCTGACCGAGGCCCTGAAGGTAACTGAGAATTTATTTGCATTTGCTTTCCATACATTACACTTGATGTAGCAATTGGATTTTGTATTGTAGCATCCAGCCAAGTGTACCCATTGTAAGGTGAATCCATATTCTCTGTAGCTGTTTTCAGAGGCAGCTGGTGACTAGAGCCTTTCCCAGGATGTACAGGGTTCTTACATTCAGTTTGGACAAAATTGGTATCACTGGAGTGGTTATGTAAGCAAATTTCCTGAAATTTCACATCAATTCCTTCAGGAAAGCTATTCTCCTTATTAAGTGATTGACTGAAGCTAAAGTGTCCAGAGTTATGAGCAGCTGAAAAGTCTCTTTTAGAGCACAAACTGTTTTCCTTCGCCATCGGGTCCCATATTCTATCCGCAGCAGCGTTAGACAAATGCACAAAATACTTGCTTGATCCTTCTGTGCCGTTTCTCCCAAGCTTGCCTCCATCAGTATCAGTTTTGGGGAATTCTCTGTAGGTATTGGTGCTATCTTTCATTTGAGGCTGAGGTGCTGAAGTGCTTCCACTATGCTTCTTCTCATAATTGAATAAACGGATCCCTCCATTCTTAGAAGCATTGTTGTCCAAATTGGCCATTTTTGAGAGCTCATGGGGAGATGACATGAAAGGTTGTGAAGATGGAAACTGGGGCCTGATCACATGCAGATCCTCGCCGTCTTTTTTAAATAGCCCTTCAGAGGATGACTTTCCTATATTTTCTTCACAAAGCTTCTGAGAACCAGGAGAATTGCAGTTTTCGCTTTCCAAGCCGTAGTTTCCGAAGTTGGATGACCACAACGGGGGAAACAATCTTGACAGAGAATTCCTGAAATAACAAGAGGTTTCAGCATTAAACATGTGTtgttcctaccggctgttaggaattgcgggaggtgaagtccaaaacacctggtgggctgaagtttgcccatccaAGAAACACAGATATCTACTTTATTGTCATTTTGTGTTATCAGGTGCAGTTCTGGcatatctattatgttgtctgttATCACTTATTCAGGAATTTATTGAGTCTAATGATGTACGCCTCTCTGAGTCccacagagggagagaagagcaggatagaaataaagtaaataaataagaatcctggaaaataagagaaaaataaacaGTCTCTTCCTCTGCTTTATTCTTTTGGTTTCACTGGCTAATTTATCTCCAAAggataaaatttatttttctcaAGTATAAAAACCCAGCAAAATTAGGGGAACAAAGGAAACAATTCTCCATTCTTACACAGATCTAGATAAAATCAAGCCTAGGCTGCCATCCTATGAATGCTTCCAATGAATGTTATTTCAAAGAAATGTAAATGTGTTAAGTACCTCTTAACATGAACCCTCCCACATATATTATCCTTTGTTAGAGATGTTAGCTGAGATATTGTTTCAATTAAGCTTACAATAACTAGTTATATAAATAGTTATCAATTTACCAATCTGTAACATGTTCCTGCTTGTTTGGCTCTTCCAGGATGTTTGCCACTAATCCAAGCACATCAGGACCGTTGCCAAAATGTGATACATTTTCTTGTGTCCTGAAAATAAAAGTGGGGAAAAAATTAAAGTCTTAATTAATTGCTTCCATTAGAGTGCCATTATGTTGCTTCCAATTCTGCAACACATTTTCAAATTTTAGAATACAGACAGTTgccaagttacgaacaaaataggttctgtaggtctgttcttaaacttacatttgtttgtaagttggaacaagccTATACAGTACACtttattcaaaataaaatagaataaaatgtaaaatatgcaGAGGAAccacacaaagttttaaaaaagaacaggTTACATTCAGGAACAGGTGCTTGTTGTCATTTCAAAAACAACAAGGATAAAAGATTTAGCCTGGAGTTAGTTCAGCAGCAGAATTTTCCAGGAAGAGCCACAAGAGGGCAATCCTACCTTTTTCTGACGTGGTCAGGGAATGAAAGTGCAGAATGGGAATCATCTCCACAGGCTGACCAGCTACCATAGAACTGTGGAGGTTCCATGGCAGACAGCGGCGTATTCGTTATTCCTCCAAAAAGCAGGGGACGCAACTGGGCCTCCATGCCATGTTGAGTGCTATTTGACTGAGTTGAAATAAAATAGagagcaatttttaaaattaaactacTTTACAAACCAAACAACCCAACAAACATTGCCACTGATGAAGAAAAAGCAAATGGTtgtgtctgtgaatcaaaagagggttttttttaaagcaataaatAGTTATAAACAATCTTCATATTAGGATTTCTAGAATTCATGGAGGGATTACTGCAACAACAAATCTTCTAGCATGCTGTTCTGACTGGCACAAGTATTTAAACatgggattttgttgtattttgtttgatATTAGAATGATAAACTATgccaagttgggttgctgtgagtcttttgggctgtatagccatgttccagaagctttctctcccgtcgtttcgcccacatctgtggcaggcatcctcagaggtgtggggatgttggaaactaggatggaaagtttatatacctgtgtaaggtccagggtgggagaaagaactcttgtctgttggaggcaggtgtgggtgttataattaatcaccttgattagcattaatggccttgccatttgatggattgagagcagggcctccccagacgatcttagactccgagatggttcatagaaggagacatgtttggacaggtaaactgggccagaaacgtttagggctttataggctaaacacagcactttgagttgtgctcagtagcaaactggcagccagtcgagctgacacaacaggggggttgtatgcacTAGGACACTGCGGACaaacatacagatgcagagttgtctgctctgctccacagtcgcacaaggtggaggattcttttaagaggtgccattttgccaggttgccttttgatctgcgcactccacttctgagtctgttcaaggacttccaggttgcccattcttggtttgcccctggaggcagaccttcatggggggccatccaactgggatgtcctggcttagctgcccagagggatatccTTGTTATTGCTGGGGGAGtggtcaagaggagtggtggtcctcatgaagcttttcaatTCATATGATGAACCGAAATGCTTATATGAACTTAGCACATTCTTCTTCAACTCAAGGAAAACATCAACAACCATGATGGGACATACATTTCATTTCCAGAGCAAGGATCAAATGAATTcccctaaaccaggcatgggcaaacttcagccctccaggcattttggacttgtgggagttaaagtccaaaacacctggagggccaaagtttgcccatgcctgccctacacccccttggtcttccaggtgtatTGAATTTTAACTTCCAGAATCGTTAATATTGGCCAAAGCAGCTGAAGTTTTTGGGAGTTGAGatctgaaacacctggaggaccagacTTTGGGaattgctgccacatcacatgcTTTTGCATACCAAAGACAAAATTCTGGAGGGAATTTCTTATTTTTCAAGTAGCCTTGTCTCCCTTCTAAACCAATAGACATGGAAATATCTGGTTAATATAATTACAGAGTGCATTCTCTCCCAAGGACTCACCTGTGGCTCATAATGACCAAATGCGTCACTCTGCTTAACCATGTCCCCACTTTCTGTGTGCAAACTTTTGTTTCCAAAGTGAGCATTTCCAAACAAACAGAAGTTGGGAGTCTTAATTGGCTTCACCTGCGTAAAGATAATCCAGACAAAAGGTTACAAAACAGTGAAGCCATTCCTGAGGACAAATTCAGTAGCATGCAGGGCAATATGTTTAAGAAAAAAGAACTACAAGAGTAGTCCAAACAACTAAGTTATAATCCAGTTTAGTATTTTATATGACATAGAAAGACTATGTTCATCAAACTCAGTATTATCTTCCTTCTCCTGGAATTCAATTCCCTTTGTATAGATATTTTTCCTACTACAAACTGTACCACAAGAGTATTATGAAAATGTTTTCCATCTTCCCACTCTACAATACAACTCTGCTGAGGTGGCAAGATAGCATTTGTCATTATCATTATCTTCTAAAAAGcaacttccattttttttaaaaaaaagccctgATTTCAGATTGACTAAAGTAAGCCCAAGAGAGCTAGCCTGATATAATGGTTTATGTGCGGAACTAAGCTTCTGGGAAGTTGGACTCAGCCTTGTAAATCTATTTGGTGGCCCAGAAAAGGTAGTATTTTCTCagccttatcatagaatcatagaatagtagagttggaagagacctcatgggccatccagtccaaccccctgccaagaagcaggaaatcgcattcaaagcacccccgacagatggccatccagcctctgcttaaaagcctccaaagaaggagcctccaccacagtctgagggagagagttccactgccgaacagccctcacagtgaggaagttcttcctgatgttcaggtggaatctcctttcctgtagtttgaagccattgttccatgtcctagtctgcagggcagcagaaaacaagcttgctccctcctccctatgacttcccttcacgtatttgtacatggctatcatgtctcctctcagccttctcttctgcaggctaaacatgcccagctctttgagcctctcctcatagggcttgttctccagacctttgatcattttagttgccctcctctggacgcattgtGTTATATgaacacaatggcaaacatttgCTATGTGAATCTGACCAAGAAACGCTATAATAGGGGCATCATAAGTCAGAGATGACTTGAAGAAATGTAACATATAACATACAGTAAAACCTACAGATATGGCcaactccggcgggaaggtaacggcactccttgcagtcatgccgcccacatgaccttggaggcgtctatggacaacgccagctcttcggcttagaaatggagatgagcactaactcccagagtcagacacaactagacttaatgtcagggaaaacccttTACCTTATATTTGCCTTCATTTCTGCTTTCTCCTCCTTCTAAGTTATTTCCCTTACCTCATTTAGCCTCTGCTGCTAATTAAACTTAATATTTAGATACTTTATACACACATAAAGAGAGATAAAGAACATATACTACCTCTTCTTGAGTTTGCTTGACAAATTGCATCACTTTTCAGACACACATAAGTACACTCGCTCATGAACCATATAGCTAAGCCAGAAATTTCCAGATCTCAGCTGTGGCAAATTCAGtcatcatcagtatattggataCCTTACAAACTGCAGCTGAGACCCATAGGCTACCAACACACTCATTACTTGGTCATACAAGGACAACAGTACAACCCTGCTCAAAAGAGTTAAACTAACATATATTGCCCTTTATTGGCTCCAGACTAAGTCATGACTGGGTGTAAATAAATTATTCCCAAGGAAAAATGACAATTTTGGAGGGGTGGGGGAGAAAATTTTGGCCCACGGCTAAGTTAAGATATTTAAACGGCATGTGTactcaaaaactcaaaaaaactGTTTCTTTTTAGTATGGTTTACCAAATAAAAATCAAGCATgttagattgttgttgttatctactTTGCTTCTCAATCAGGACATAACAGGATATAAAAACAGACATTcatacaatatatacatataaatttatcaaatataaatatattatattaaataaataaatataagaacaaTAACACGATATCTAAATAAATTTAAGGGCTGTGAAAAATCTTCAAAATTTTTAGAAAATACCACCACTGCTCAGGTTGAAGGCCGCTTCAGCATCTCTCGTTAGCACAACCCTTTATATCTCCCTTCTTATGTCTTCTGCATTTAAGATATTCTTTTAAGTCCGCCAAACTCtagaataaaacatttaaaaaaaaaacctctgcccAGATGGCTAATTTAAACAGCCTTGAGTGGAATACAAAGAATGATTGCTCACATTTTAAGCTCTCCTTCCCCAATctgaaaaaaggtaaaggtttcccctaacattaagaccagtcatgcctgactctgggggttggtgctcatctccatttctaagccgaagagctggcgttgtccatagacacctccaaggtcatgtggccggcatgactgcatggagcgcccaaTCTGAACATGGGAAGAAATTGTCAAAATATTTCTCAAAACCCCAAACAAACCTGCTCAAGAGTTACACTAGGTGCTTCCTGCATGTGTGTCCCATCAAAAATGAAAGCTTctaagggagaaaggagaggctATATTTAAATACATTCTGCACTGCTCTTAAGTCCAATGTTAAAGCCTAGGCTATTCAAAATTGTATTCAGCCGCCCACAACTCTGCTGCTATGGGACACTTGGGCATGACAACTCTTCCGTTACTACTTGCATACAGAAGCTGTTGCCAGGTTATTGTAGTGCCTCTTCTCCATGCACCAGAGAAACGTGATAAACAAATAAGGGGAACACAGCCATGACTCTATCTAGATACTTAGAAGAATATTATCTATTCTTTACACAGCTTCCAAGCAACCACCTTTGATCTACGCACAACAGGCACAAAGCCTGGTGTTACTTTACATCCACAAAATATTCTCCATGCATACGATTCCTAATGAAATAGATATGGAATGATAAGCTTTCCTCTCCATACACTTCAATGATTTTTAAACTGCAAGCTTTTCCAGTATGAAAAACATTGAGCTTACATTTTGACCCTCGCTTTTAAGCCCTGCCTGATGTCACTAGAATACCAGTATGTAAAAGCATTATGGGAATTATGGTCTGCCATATaagacaaaacataaacaaaaccAGTAAAATTCCAAATCCATCCTGGGCTAACTGAGCCAATATAAGAGGGAAAAGACATtacaccaacttttaaaacttcACCGGATTCTTCGCCACTGTGATCTTCCCAAACTGTGGTACAAGCCAATTGGTTCAGATCTAGTTCCTTTCAAATCTTACACTCATATTGCTTCTGCCCTTGGCAAGAGCTATGTAAACATTAATGTAGGCATAATGTAATGGAATATTTCTCACTGCCACCTAAATCAAAAGGCACAATCTCAACCCTCACTTTCAAAACGGAATGAGATATGTTCAAATTTACTTAACCTTCAGTTTTATACAGCAAGAGAAGGGCTTGTGTACAAACTCAATTCCTTCTTTGCACAGATCTATAGACTGGAAGAGCACATACAAAGTTTGACACAAATAGAGAAAAAAGAGTTTTCCTAATCCTAGCCTTATTCTAATCCTCATCCCAGCCTCCAACCCTATCCTAATCCTACCCTGAACTTTAACCCCTTCTAACCCAACCCAATTCTAAACCTGATTCTAACCCTACTCCAATCCTAACCCTAATTCTAATTTCTATTCAAATCCAAACTTTAACCCAATATAATTCTAACTCTATCCTAGCCCTAACTCGAACCCCAATCCTATCCTAAATCAACTCTAACCCTATCTCAATCATAACTCTATCCAACTCCAAACTCTAACCCTATACTAATTGAAACACTATACAAACTCCAACCCTATACTAAgtgcaaaataaaatataaaacaataataataaaagtatttaCATTTAGTacaatgtattttatttgttatattatatagcattttatattatatattttaaaatacatattgtaTTTGTTATACTATCTACTATATAATAAAATAgcatgatataataataaaatatatgtatttctaaaaaacatactttatttattacatttgttatattatgttatatagtatatggtatatgatatattatatattagttgatatatattatatttgttatattataGATATACCtaggataaaataaaaatataatacatttaaaatacaattataatcaaatatatatatagaatacaaaatatggaatataaaataaaatatattaaatatattaagctAAAGTTAATAaacattataattatttatatctAAAATTACTTACATTTGTTAcataatattatatagtatatgATATACTAATTAATagattatattaaattatattaatatattatatttgttactttatatattatgtataataattattattataaataatacttataataaaataatacaaatataataaaatatgaaatgcaattttaataaaatatataatcatagaatatagaataaaatatattaaaaaataaaataataaaaataaaattatttatatttaaaaataacataattaatttaatatgccattgttatattatatgatataatataatatataaattatatattagttattatatttgttatattatacatattatattacaataaaataaatataaaatatataatacagtactaaaatatataaatataaaataataaaattacttATATCTAAATATAACTTATAATtaatttaatattacatttattatattgtatgatatagtacaaatatatattatattggctaatatattgtaaaatataactataataaatattacacattatatatatatatatatatatatatatatattataattacaaacatataaatataaaaatatataatacaatatacaataataataaaatatacgaAAATAAAAAGAGTATAATAACTATATAATTATATTCTAACATACAACATAATTAATTTAATATTacatttgttatattgtatgatataatataagaaatctattatattatccatTAGTTAATATGAGTTAGATCCGGCCTCACCTCCAGAGAGCCAGCCCCGTCCGCCACCATCTTAAAAatgcctcctcttccttttccggTGCTTAGCAACCGCAGCCGGCCGTCGAATGATTGGTTGACAGCTTGACTGACAAGTGAAGGGGCGGGGCTCCCTTAAACCGCCTTCATCCCATTCTGAGGGGAGGAGACGGACATTGCTtacttggccccgccccctcctcgcgCGCCTCTCTCCCTCGCTCGCGCCCTCAACAACCCCGCCCTCTTTTCAACTCACACGCTGATTGGCTGATCGgactaaggggcggggctagaaGTGGCCGTTAACGGCTGTGAGTCAGCAAATTTAAATACAGCCCACAGATAGGGaaggtcactctctctcagcctcaaaaatggcttcaaacataCCAAACAGTAAATATATATTATCaattaatatatatcatatactatatactataatataacaTGCCCTATTATCTTTGTCTAGTGTCATTTGgatatttatatgaaaatatatatgacaatacaattatatatgtgtactagctgtgcccggccacgcgttgctgtggcaaagtggtggtgttattggttaaaaattgttgtgtaatttttatttgatgttatttgtattttttattaattttattgtaagttatctttttatttattatattttattattttcttgtattatttttagttattttctgttattatagtattttattgtattaattttttagtgttttttattattttttagtgttttttattattttttattgggttgctaggagaccaagttggaggagcttagacttctaactggcagcaattggataaaagcaattaatcctctctctctaattaggactttatttttcttttctttttgttgtatcaacctagagacgtggatgatgggttgtgttgtcaaatttcgaggttggggggtctgtagttttgttgttttgtgggtcgccgtgatgccatcactcttttatatactgctcttctcttaAATAAGTTTCAAAGTGGCTTATATAGTAATATGTATttctattataatatttatttttctattctgctCTCTTAAATGAGTCTcaatgcatatacacacactatagtatatatatatatatattctgctctcTTCTCTTAAATAAGTTTCAAAGTGGCttattatataatacatatacattAATATGTATATTCTGTTCTCTTAAATGAGCCTCAAAGCGGCTttttatataacaatatatacaatattaaatattgtatatattatattattatatttatattctactcttCTCTTAAATGAGTCACAAAGCAGCTtattatataacaatatatacaatattaaatattttatatattatattatatttatattctactcttCTTTTAAATGAGTCTCAAAGCagcttattatataatattatttttatatttatattcagctCTCTTCTCTTAAATGAGTCTCAAAGTGGCTTAttacataatgtaattttatataataatatatattatatatatattatattattatatttatttctgctGTTCTCTTAAATGAGTCTCAAAGTGGCTCCCAACACTAAAAAATGGGATgattacaatttaaaacctagaagataaaaatgttaaaataagaCTTAAACacagaattgggttgttgtatgttttccgggctgtatggccatgttccagaagtattctctcctgacgtttcgcccacatctatggcaggcatcctcagaggttgtgaacacAGAATTGTTGAAAACAAATAGTTAACAATCACATAAAAGcataaacaataattaaaataaataaaaagaaattgcTTGTCTCCGGATTTGAGCACCACTAGAAGACAATCAAATAGTAGCACTAGATACATTGCAATAAATTGcaattgtaaattgtaatttattgtaaaaattacaataaactaATTAGAAACGGTAGATCCCAAGTTACTATGAAAacaaagagattcctagagaaaacgtTTTGCTCAAATCCacagtcaaacccacaaatgtggagggacg
This sequence is a window from Anolis carolinensis isolate JA03-04 chromosome 6, rAnoCar3.1.pri, whole genome shotgun sequence. Protein-coding genes within it:
- the LOC103279072 gene encoding meiosis-specific coiled-coil domain-containing protein MEIOC isoform X1 encodes the protein MVADGAGSLEVKPIKTPNFCLFGNAHFGNKSLHTESGDMVKQSDAFGHYEPQSNSTQHGMEAQLRPLLFGGITNTPLSAMEPPQFYGSWSACGDDSHSALSFPDHVRKRTQENVSHFGNGPDVLGLVANILEEPNKQEHVTDWNSLSRLFPPLWSSNFGNYGLESENCNSPGSQKLCEENIGKSSSEGLFKKDGEDLHVIRPQFPSSQPFMSSPHELSKMANLDNNASKNGGIRLFNYEKKHSGSTSAPQPQMKDSTNTYREFPKTDTDGGKLGRNGTEGSSKYFVHLSNAAADRIWDPMAKENSLCSKRDFSAAHNSGHFSFSQSLNKENSFPEGIDVKFQEICLHNHSSDTNFVQTECKNPVHPGKGSSHQLPLKTATENMDSPYNGYTWLDATIQNPIATSSVMYGKQMQINSQLPSGPRSGGPSGNESAAHSPHSPMLSLGRDRKLQFFTDVSNNSEYSGYSGSQKQHTPLGPSQSDSAVRTEGGFGKMPLTASSSCKSQQYSANASSQYQRYHNKQNRNNTDERTGQNERSHKNSWSQHTGFLGPDRKQFDVLRRNQEQNGAILPDYVNPFLPLFPLVSGYKHLPHFPPFPPPPFPSPVNAAAFSLLPFPLSELVDLFRCEDFSHINPFINDLCGGDNTAGPYFAFPPPLNHYRPPRSRSGPANELHIHLEECYEQLRALERECKKAEADLARHFPGKRVSSSSNAPFSRLPAKPSRVDRLIVDQFREQAKVYTLLEKMEHISGSPVHRNISATLGRHLEAIWATQARRKAEVVNSVNPQRQRTSRHHNEKDILALATAIKDLAFFTRKTRTALWCALQMTLPKTPGNALAKKEEVERALQELCPENSSFQANSVLGHEGKPSKREGHDKGQQVGK
- the LOC103279072 gene encoding meiosis-specific coiled-coil domain-containing protein MEIOC isoform X2 — its product is MQFVKQTQEEVKPIKTPNFCLFGNAHFGNKSLHTESGDMVKQSDAFGHYEPQSNSTQHGMEAQLRPLLFGGITNTPLSAMEPPQFYGSWSACGDDSHSALSFPDHVRKRTQENVSHFGNGPDVLGLVANILEEPNKQEHVTDWNSLSRLFPPLWSSNFGNYGLESENCNSPGSQKLCEENIGKSSSEGLFKKDGEDLHVIRPQFPSSQPFMSSPHELSKMANLDNNASKNGGIRLFNYEKKHSGSTSAPQPQMKDSTNTYREFPKTDTDGGKLGRNGTEGSSKYFVHLSNAAADRIWDPMAKENSLCSKRDFSAAHNSGHFSFSQSLNKENSFPEGIDVKFQEICLHNHSSDTNFVQTECKNPVHPGKGSSHQLPLKTATENMDSPYNGYTWLDATIQNPIATSSVMYGKQMQINSQLPSGPRSGGPSGNESAAHSPHSPMLSLGRDRKLQFFTDVSNNSEYSGYSGSQKQHTPLGPSQSDSAVRTEGGFGKMPLTASSSCKSQQYSANASSQYQRYHNKQNRNNTDERTGQNERSHKNSWSQHTGFLGPDRKQFDVLRRNQEQNGAILPDYVNPFLPLFPLVSGYKHLPHFPPFPPPPFPSPVNAAAFSLLPFPLSELVDLFRCEDFSHINPFINDLCGGDNTAGPYFAFPPPLNHYRPPRSRSGPANELHIHLEECYEQLRALERECKKAEADLARHFPGKRVSSSSNAPFSRLPAKPSRVDRLIVDQFREQAKVYTLLEKMEHISGSPVHRNISATLGRHLEAIWATQARRKAEVVNSVNPQRQRTSRHHNEKDILALATAIKDLAFFTRKTRTALWCALQMTLPKTPGNALAKKEEVERALQELCPENSSFQANSVLGHEGKPSKREGHDKGQQVGK